GGCGCCTGCTCGTTAAGCATCAGCGCGTGCGCGGCGAGGCGGTAGTTCTCGTCTTCCATACAGTCGTTGATATGCGGGTAGCCGGCCAGATAGCCCAGGTACGCCAGGAACGAGTGGCTGCCGTTGAGCATGCGCAGCTTCATCTCTTCAAACGGGATCACGTCTGACACCAGCTCGGCTCCGGCCTTTTCCCACTCTGGACGTCCTGCCACAAAGTTATCTTCGATCACCCACTGGCGAAACGGTTCACAGGCGACTGCCGCCGGGTCACGCACGCCGGTCAGCTGCTCAATTTTATCCAGCGTATCGGGCGTGACCGCCGGCACGATACGATCCACCATGGTTGACGGGAAGGTGACGTTAGCCTCGATCCAGTCCGCCAGCTCGCCGTCTACGGCCCGGGCGTACGCGCAGGTCACATTGCGCATCACGTGTCCGTTCTCCGGCATGTTGTCGCAGGACATCACGCTAAACGCGGGCAGACCCGCCGCTTTGCGACGCGCCAGCGCTTCCACCACCACGCCCGGCGCGGATTTCGGCTGGTGCGGGTTTTGCAGGTCGGCGACGATAAACGGGTGATCGAGCATCAGTTGTCCTGTCGCCGGTGAATGGCAGTACCCTTTCTCGGTGATGGTCAGCGAGACAATCGCCACCTGCGGTTCGCACATCGCCGCCAGCACGCTTTCCAGCCCGTCAACCTGCGCATGCAGCGCTTTTTTAACCACGCCAACTACGCGGGATGTCCATGCATCGGCAGACATCTCCGCCACGGTGTAGAGGTTATCCTGCGCGTTCAGATCGGCAATCTGCTGCTCGCCGCCAATCAGGTTAACCTCACAGTAGCCCCAGTCGCTGCCGTGCCCGGCGGCGAGAATGTCGGCGTACACCGCCTGGTGCGCCCGGTGAAAGGCGCCAAAACCCAGATGAACAATGCGTGGTTGAAGGCTGTCGCGATCGTACTGAGGCAGCGTCGCGTTGGCCTGTAATAAGGTGTTTTCCATGATTAAGACTCGTTAATTAGAAAGTCGTGGACCGCTGCCGCTCCTCTGAAGCGGCAGCGCCTGCTGACTACACCAACTAGAATGGCAGTTGGGGTAAAAAAATAACTGCCATCAACCATACTGATACTGCCGTTTGAGATTTTGATTTATATTAACTTTTGCTCATGTGGTGTGACATAAAGATAAAGTTATGTGACAGGTCACGTAAGTTATAAACCATTAGCGTCGCGAGGAGACCGCGCCGTAACCCAAGCTCTCCTCTGGCGCGGACTCCGCTGCGTCGTGCGCCGCGCTCAAATCACGGTCGCGCACTTCCGGCATCAGGAACGCCGAGACCAGCCCAATCACGGAATAAGCCACCAGCATGGCGACGATCGGCCACCATGAGCCGGTCATGTTGCAGAAGATCCCCGCCAGTACCGGACCAAAGCCCACCGCCACCAAACCGCCCGCCTCTTTCGAGATAGCCATGCGGGTAAAGCGATTTCGCGAGCCAAACATCTCCGCCATGGTGATATTTTCCAGCGCAAACAGCCCCAGCACGGCGAAGTTATGGATAACGATGATGGAGAGCATAATCGTCCCCGGCGCATAGCTCTTATCGACGATGATCGACAGCATTGGGTAGGCGAGAAGAATGGCGGAGATATTGAGGATAATGTACGGCAGACGGCGCCCTACTTTATCGGAAAGCCAGCCCAGCAGCGGAATGGAGATAAACCCGAGAATGGAGCTTATCATCAGCGCATCGGTCGGGATGGCTTTATCGAACAGCAGCGTCTGGACCAGATACCCGGCGAGGAACGTCTGGATCAGCCCCGAGTTGCCCGCCTGACCGAAACGCAGCCCGGTCGCAAGCCAGAAGGATTTACTTTTCACCATTGAACCCAGCGAGGTGTCCGGCTGTACGGTTTGGGCATCGTTCACTTTCTCAAAGACCGGGCTCTCTTTCAGGTTCATTCGCAGCCAGATGGCGAAAATCATCACCACGACGCTGGCGAGGAACGGCACGCGCCAGCCCCAGGCAATTAGCTCTTCACGGTCGAGGGCAAAGAACATCACCGCCCAGATCGCCGTGGCGCTCAGCGTCCCGCAGTTAGTGCCCATCGCCACCAGCGAGGAGATAATGCCGCGTTTGCCTTTCGGCGCGTACTCCGCCAGCATGGTCCCGGCCCCGGAGATCTCAGCCCCGGCCCCCAGGCCCTGGATGATACGCAGCGTCACCAGCAGAACGGGAGCAAAAATCCCGATCTGCGCGTAGGTCGGCAGGACGCCAATCAGCGTGGTGCAGATCCCCATCATGGTGATGGTGATAAACAGCACCTTCTTACGACCAATGCTGTCGCCCATTCTGCCAAAGATAAAGGCGCCGACAATGCGTGCGATATAGCCTGCGCCGTAGGTCCCCATCGCGAGGATCAGCGCCATCGCGGCTGACTGTTCCGGGAAGAAGATCTCGTGAAAGACCAGGGCAGCCCCCAGCGAGTAAAGCTGAAAGTCCATAAACTCCAGGGCGGTGCCCAGCCAGCCGGAAACGGCGGCTTTCACCAGATCGGAGGTAGTTCTTTGAGGTTGTGCTTGCGTCATAATGGCTATCTCTGAAGGGTAAGATGCGTACCACATAGAGCCTGTCTGCGCAGGCTCTTAACCGCGTAAAGGATTATTGCCCGAACGTGAGCAAGACTTTGCAGCACTGCCGCTGGTCTTTCTCAAACAGTTCAATGGCGTCTGTTACATGGTGATAGTCAAAGGCATGAGTGATCAGTTTTTCCGGGTCGATCAGCCCTTTTTTCAGCCAG
This region of Enterobacter asburiae genomic DNA includes:
- a CDS encoding mannitol dehydrogenase family protein; the protein is MENTLLQANATLPQYDRDSLQPRIVHLGFGAFHRAHQAVYADILAAGHGSDWGYCEVNLIGGEQQIADLNAQDNLYTVAEMSADAWTSRVVGVVKKALHAQVDGLESVLAAMCEPQVAIVSLTITEKGYCHSPATGQLMLDHPFIVADLQNPHQPKSAPGVVVEALARRKAAGLPAFSVMSCDNMPENGHVMRNVTCAYARAVDGELADWIEANVTFPSTMVDRIVPAVTPDTLDKIEQLTGVRDPAAVACEPFRQWVIEDNFVAGRPEWEKAGAELVSDVIPFEEMKLRMLNGSHSFLAYLGYLAGYPHINDCMEDENYRLAAHALMLNEQAPTLKVKGVDLGRYADLLIARYSNPALRHRTWQIAMDGSQKLPQRMLDSVRWHLVHQTPFPLLALGVAGWMRYVGGIDEQGNAIDVSDPQLAVIQAAVNESAEGESRVNALLGIEAIFGNELPQEPRFVAAVMAAYRSLLQQGAKATVAQYASQR
- a CDS encoding MFS transporter, whose amino-acid sequence is MTQAQPQRTTSDLVKAAVSGWLGTALEFMDFQLYSLGAALVFHEIFFPEQSAAMALILAMGTYGAGYIARIVGAFIFGRMGDSIGRKKVLFITITMMGICTTLIGVLPTYAQIGIFAPVLLVTLRIIQGLGAGAEISGAGTMLAEYAPKGKRGIISSLVAMGTNCGTLSATAIWAVMFFALDREELIAWGWRVPFLASVVVMIFAIWLRMNLKESPVFEKVNDAQTVQPDTSLGSMVKSKSFWLATGLRFGQAGNSGLIQTFLAGYLVQTLLFDKAIPTDALMISSILGFISIPLLGWLSDKVGRRLPYIILNISAILLAYPMLSIIVDKSYAPGTIMLSIIVIHNFAVLGLFALENITMAEMFGSRNRFTRMAISKEAGGLVAVGFGPVLAGIFCNMTGSWWPIVAMLVAYSVIGLVSAFLMPEVRDRDLSAAHDAAESAPEESLGYGAVSSRR